In one window of Candidatus Scalindua sp. DNA:
- a CDS encoding ATP-binding protein, which translates to MKTSEVFGVSNKQVASYIDREEVDTEFIKGLERNKHIIIFGASKQGKTALTNKHLHKDQFVRVNCAPQTTSIDIYKSILRQLDVEFEEERTEKNPIETSAKVSLKVKVKIPIFASGEAGAEGGGIREKETEKKIYLYRVQPYSSSRCFRNIKRDYF; encoded by the coding sequence CAGAAGTCTTCGGTGTTTCAAACAAACAAGTTGCTTCATATATTGATCGAGAAGAGGTTGATACAGAATTTATTAAAGGCCTAGAGCGAAATAAGCACATAATAATTTTTGGCGCATCTAAACAGGGAAAAACTGCATTAACAAACAAACACCTTCACAAAGACCAATTTGTTAGAGTAAATTGTGCTCCGCAAACAACTTCAATCGATATCTATAAATCAATTCTAAGGCAATTGGATGTCGAGTTCGAAGAAGAACGAACGGAAAAAAACCCCATTGAAACTTCCGCAAAAGTATCCTTAAAAGTGAAGGTCAAAATACCAATTTTCGCCAGCGGCGAAGCTGGTGCTGAGGGTGGAGGAATACGGGAAAAAGAAACCGAAAAAAAAATATACCTCTATAGAGTACAACCTTACTCTTCCTCAAGATGTTTCCGAAATATTAAACGCGATTACTTTTAA
- a CDS encoding TIGR04255 family protein, translating into MTKERHLSNPPIIEAVIDLRVKRNVNFEISSLTSLKDSLEKSFPKCTEARSFHFAVKNELNLQFEHKKELLHGYLLKTEDEKKAIQLKRDGLCYSHLQPYTKWEDLFLKAKELWGLYKNACDPEKITRVALRYINHINVPNEKIAFADYLESPPVMPKGSTQNINSFLSKIVFTYSQQNIMANFIQSYEFRGKQNLPTIIIDIDVYQNKEYEPDDKNVWPLFDQFRKIKNDLFFGNITEKTVEMFE; encoded by the coding sequence ATGACAAAAGAAAGACATTTATCCAACCCTCCAATTATTGAGGCCGTTATTGATTTGCGTGTTAAACGAAATGTAAATTTTGAAATTTCTTCTTTAACTTCATTAAAAGACAGTCTTGAAAAATCCTTTCCAAAATGTACAGAGGCAAGATCTTTTCACTTCGCTGTTAAGAATGAACTTAACTTACAATTTGAGCATAAAAAAGAACTGCTACATGGATATTTATTAAAAACAGAAGACGAAAAAAAGGCTATACAATTAAAGAGAGATGGCCTTTGCTATAGCCACTTACAACCGTATACAAAATGGGAAGACCTATTTTTAAAAGCTAAAGAACTATGGGGATTATATAAAAATGCCTGCGATCCAGAAAAAATAACAAGAGTTGCACTTAGGTATATTAACCATATTAATGTTCCAAATGAAAAAATTGCTTTCGCTGATTATTTAGAAAGTCCACCTGTAATGCCGAAGGGAAGTACCCAAAATATTAATAGTTTTTTATCTAAAATAGTTTTTACTTATTCGCAGCAAAATATCATGGCAAATTTTATTCAATCATATGAATTCAGAGGGAAGCAGAATTTGCCGACAATAATTATTGATATTGATGTTTATCAAAATAAAGAATACGAACCTGACGATAAAAATGTATGGCCGTTATTTGATCAGTTTAGAAAAATAAAAAATGATCTATTTTTTGGTAATATTACTGAAAAAACCGTGGAGATGTTCGAATGA
- the tadA gene encoding tRNA adenosine(34) deaminase TadA, whose translation MTTANTMAEFRSHEYYMQQAITEAKMAYERDEVPVGAVIVHEGKIIARAHNQREMLLDPTAHAEMIAITQAASFLQNWRLSNTTIYVTLEPCAMCTGALVQARVKSLVFGATDEKYGACDAVLGLVNNPRFNHQVQSISGVLEDECRTLLKQFFLERCRSG comes from the coding sequence ATGACAACTGCAAATACGATGGCTGAATTTCGTTCACACGAATACTATATGCAACAGGCTATTACTGAGGCAAAGATGGCTTATGAGAGAGATGAGGTCCCTGTAGGAGCGGTAATAGTTCATGAAGGCAAAATTATTGCAAGGGCGCACAACCAGCGGGAGATGCTGCTGGACCCAACGGCTCATGCAGAGATGATCGCAATAACGCAGGCTGCATCATTTCTTCAAAATTGGAGATTAAGTAATACAACTATTTACGTTACCCTGGAACCTTGCGCAATGTGCACGGGAGCGTTGGTCCAGGCAAGGGTCAAAAGCCTTGTGTTTGGGGCTACGGATGAGAAGTATGGAGCGTGTGACGCTGTGCTGGGATTAGTAAATAATCCACGTTTCAATCACCAGGTACAGAGTATCTCCGGAGTTTTAGAAGATGAATGCCGTACACTTTTGAAACAATTTTTTCTGGAGAGATGCCGGAGCGGTTGA
- the dnaX gene encoding DNA polymerase III subunit gamma/tau: MSYLVLSRKYRPQNFHEVVGQSHIVTTLVHALQMNRVAHAYLFAGPRGVGKTSMARILSKALNCKNGPTEEPCLKCSICCSITDGNDIDVLEIDGASNRGIDEVRSIRQNVRYRPALGRHKIYIIDEVHMLTKEAFNAILKTLEEPPEHVKFLFATTSPNRVPDTVQSRCQRFDFKAISVADISNRLSQICSTENILTDDGVLHTIARYARGGLRDSESLLDQLASFCHEKITLRNVHDVLGIVDEEKLINVIDNFIGRKPETAVKVLHEISENGKSVEGFIDQLLSYIRDLLLVSICSENHNLIDTTARNLDLLKKQASSLSPDSLMYMIQILSEASNKARDLLQQKILLEVAFIKLATMEDLKPLTTVLDRIQDMTQLLEREGNATTAEATRHRNTITVPKTVSVKNEALLNELPYEKPSGNAGGNEVREPIHSQGIPDDIALESTWSGVLSEIQRNKKTLWALLRNSRLLTLNKSEATLELPANYLIHKKRLEKPEEKLLIEKCFEHVVGNKVQVRLTISQNGRRMGTESTGNDLMAGNMRKGNKEAVMSEPMVKKTTEILNGSIVNIRRRKE, translated from the coding sequence ATGTCTTACCTCGTTCTGTCAAGAAAATATCGCCCCCAAAACTTCCATGAAGTTGTGGGGCAGTCCCACATTGTTACAACACTCGTACATGCGCTTCAGATGAATCGTGTTGCGCACGCTTATCTATTTGCAGGGCCACGAGGAGTAGGAAAGACCTCCATGGCCCGGATTTTATCAAAAGCTCTTAACTGTAAGAATGGTCCCACAGAAGAACCCTGCCTGAAATGCTCAATATGCTGCAGCATTACCGACGGGAATGACATAGATGTGCTTGAGATTGACGGTGCATCAAATCGTGGTATAGACGAAGTGAGAAGTATTCGGCAAAATGTTCGGTATCGCCCTGCCCTTGGCAGGCATAAGATTTATATCATTGATGAGGTGCATATGTTGACAAAAGAGGCCTTCAATGCAATCCTGAAAACACTGGAAGAACCACCAGAACATGTGAAGTTCCTGTTTGCCACCACATCTCCCAATAGAGTTCCCGATACGGTTCAGTCACGCTGTCAGAGATTTGACTTTAAGGCTATATCTGTTGCTGACATAAGCAATCGACTGTCACAGATCTGTTCAACAGAGAATATCTTGACAGATGACGGAGTACTGCACACCATAGCAAGGTATGCCAGGGGTGGCTTGAGAGACTCAGAATCTCTTCTAGACCAGCTTGCATCGTTTTGCCACGAGAAAATCACCTTAAGGAATGTTCATGACGTTCTTGGAATTGTTGACGAAGAAAAACTCATAAACGTAATAGATAATTTTATCGGGAGGAAACCCGAAACGGCAGTAAAAGTATTGCATGAAATCTCAGAGAACGGAAAAAGTGTTGAAGGATTCATCGATCAACTGCTCTCCTACATTCGTGATCTACTCCTTGTTTCAATATGCAGTGAAAACCATAACCTGATAGATACGACTGCAAGGAATCTGGATTTGCTCAAAAAGCAGGCTTCATCACTTTCACCGGATTCATTGATGTATATGATCCAGATATTATCAGAGGCCAGCAACAAGGCCAGGGATCTGCTGCAGCAAAAAATTTTACTCGAAGTCGCATTTATCAAATTGGCAACCATGGAAGATTTGAAACCACTTACCACGGTTTTGGACAGAATACAGGATATGACACAACTGCTCGAAAGAGAGGGAAACGCAACAACCGCAGAAGCAACCAGACACAGAAATACTATAACAGTGCCAAAAACAGTATCAGTAAAAAATGAAGCGCTCTTAAATGAATTACCTTATGAAAAACCTTCAGGCAATGCAGGTGGAAATGAAGTCCGCGAACCAATCCACAGCCAGGGGATCCCCGATGATATCGCTCTTGAGAGTACCTGGAGCGGAGTACTCTCAGAAATACAGAGAAATAAGAAGACATTGTGGGCCCTGTTAAGAAATTCAAGACTGTTAACTCTCAATAAGAGTGAAGCTACCCTGGAACTGCCGGCGAACTACCTTATCCATAAAAAAAGACTTGAAAAACCAGAGGAAAAGCTGCTGATTGAAAAATGTTTCGAACACGTAGTGGGAAATAAAGTGCAAGTAAGGTTGACAATATCGCAAAATGGTCGTAGAATGGGAACCGAAAGTACAGGGAACGATTTAATGGCAGGAAATATGCGGAAAGGGAATAAAGAAGCCGTGATGAGTGAACCTATGGTAAAGAAAACCACGGAAATACTCAATGGTTCAATCGTTAACATAAGGAGGAGAAAAGAATGA
- a CDS encoding YbaB/EbfC family nucleoid-associated protein, whose product MKGFGNMGDMMKQMQKQAVTMQKKMEEVQRELKERVIETSSGGGMVTVQANGKQEILNIKIDPEVVNPEDVQMLEDLVLAAVSQALKNSQEMHQEEMSKITGGLNVPGLSNML is encoded by the coding sequence ATGAAGGGTTTCGGGAACATGGGTGACATGATGAAGCAGATGCAGAAACAGGCCGTTACCATGCAAAAAAAAATGGAAGAGGTGCAACGGGAGCTCAAGGAGCGAGTTATAGAAACCAGCTCTGGTGGCGGCATGGTTACGGTTCAAGCAAATGGAAAACAGGAGATATTGAATATAAAGATTGACCCCGAGGTTGTTAACCCGGAAGATGTGCAGATGTTAGAAGACCTTGTATTAGCTGCGGTTTCCCAGGCTTTAAAAAATTCTCAGGAAATGCACCAGGAGGAGATGTCCAAAATAACTGGAGGTTTAAACGTACCCGGCTTATCAAACATGCTGTAA
- the recR gene encoding recombination mediator RecR gives MNFYPQPLQKLIKELGRMPGIGQKSAERLAHHILRLPYDDAMQLALAVRDVKKGIKYCSVCCNIGEMDPCSICKDNNRDKLKVCVVEQPKDLYIIEKSGFYNGLYHVLFGHINPLENVNSDDINVERLVKRVREQGVCEVIIATNPNLEGDVTAFHILECLEPLGIRVSQLARGIPSGSYLEYANSAIIAEAINGRRLMQKSSPDFIKR, from the coding sequence ATGAATTTTTATCCTCAACCACTACAAAAGCTGATAAAGGAATTGGGACGGATGCCTGGAATTGGGCAGAAAAGTGCAGAGAGGCTGGCTCACCATATTTTGCGATTACCATATGATGACGCCATGCAGTTAGCTCTGGCAGTACGTGACGTTAAAAAGGGCATCAAGTACTGCTCAGTCTGTTGCAACATTGGAGAAATGGACCCCTGTTCTATCTGTAAAGACAATAATCGAGACAAACTTAAAGTGTGCGTGGTTGAACAACCCAAAGATCTTTACATAATAGAAAAATCGGGTTTTTATAATGGCCTCTACCATGTTTTATTCGGACATATAAACCCTTTAGAAAATGTAAATTCTGACGATATTAATGTTGAGCGATTAGTAAAAAGAGTCAGGGAACAGGGTGTTTGCGAAGTAATCATTGCTACCAACCCTAATTTAGAAGGGGACGTTACTGCTTTCCATATACTGGAATGCCTGGAACCATTAGGGATAAGGGTTTCACAGCTTGCAAGAGGTATACCTTCTGGAAGTTACCTTGAATATGCCAATTCGGCAATTATAGCAGAAGCTATCAACGGAAGAAGATTAATGCAAAAGAGTTCGCCTGATTTTATTAAGAGATAA
- the rpoN gene encoding RNA polymerase factor sigma-54 → MKIETSLSTRLTQQMKLAPQVIQSIEILQLPIMALVEQVQQELADNPVLEEVVDTGKDNQDSTQIDESDNSSNKEDSYEEEFKRLGEMADEWREYFSQTNIRRSNAAEERDQKQDALENTAMKSISLQDYLLGQLSMVETDDSLVEICENIIYSINDSGYLSESLEEISETLENPVSIEAAKKALTVVQNMEPPGVGARNLKECLLLQLDQRDVNYATAKELISNYLEDVETKKYKLIAKKSGFNLETVKQVIEFIKTLNPKPGSIFNNEQIPYITPEVRVDYVDEKYEVTLVGNNNLPRIYISSFYKDVLTQKDGDLNTKNYIRKKIESARWLIDAIEQRKSTLYKVAVKIVELQKKFLDEGILHLQTLKMQDVADVVGIHVSTVSRAIAHKYMQTPQGIFDMKFFFTGGFKNANGLMESWEAMRQKLAKIINDEDKSKPLSDEEVAAELGKMGVEIARRTVTKYRRTMKIPSSRKRREC, encoded by the coding sequence ATGAAAATTGAAACTTCCTTATCTACACGGCTTACGCAGCAGATGAAATTGGCACCGCAGGTGATTCAATCCATAGAAATTCTTCAGCTTCCGATAATGGCTTTAGTAGAACAGGTACAACAAGAGTTGGCCGATAATCCTGTATTAGAAGAGGTGGTTGATACAGGCAAAGATAATCAAGACTCCACACAAATTGACGAATCTGATAACTCATCGAATAAAGAAGATTCGTATGAGGAAGAATTCAAAAGGCTTGGAGAGATGGCTGACGAATGGAGGGAATATTTCTCGCAGACAAATATCAGGAGAAGCAATGCTGCTGAGGAACGGGATCAAAAACAAGATGCCCTGGAAAATACCGCGATGAAATCGATCTCTCTTCAAGACTATCTCCTTGGTCAACTATCAATGGTTGAAACAGATGATTCGCTCGTGGAAATATGCGAAAACATTATTTACAGTATTAACGACAGCGGGTATCTCTCAGAGTCTCTTGAAGAAATATCAGAAACATTAGAAAATCCTGTGAGTATCGAAGCGGCAAAAAAAGCTCTCACTGTTGTACAAAACATGGAACCCCCTGGTGTAGGAGCTAGAAACCTGAAGGAATGCCTTTTATTGCAGTTAGACCAGAGAGATGTAAATTATGCTACAGCAAAAGAGCTGATTTCCAATTACTTGGAAGATGTTGAAACAAAAAAATATAAACTTATTGCTAAAAAATCTGGCTTTAACCTGGAAACAGTGAAACAGGTAATAGAATTTATAAAAACACTCAACCCAAAGCCTGGTTCTATTTTCAACAATGAACAGATCCCCTATATCACACCAGAAGTAAGAGTTGATTACGTAGACGAAAAGTATGAAGTGACCCTGGTCGGAAACAACAATTTACCGCGTATTTACATCAGCTCCTTTTATAAAGACGTACTGACCCAGAAAGATGGTGATTTAAATACAAAAAATTACATTCGAAAGAAAATTGAATCTGCAAGATGGCTTATTGATGCCATAGAGCAGAGGAAAAGTACATTGTATAAAGTTGCAGTCAAAATAGTGGAGCTGCAGAAAAAATTTCTCGATGAGGGAATACTCCATCTTCAAACATTAAAAATGCAGGATGTTGCTGACGTTGTTGGGATCCATGTATCCACCGTTAGCCGTGCTATCGCCCATAAATATATGCAAACTCCCCAAGGAATTTTCGATATGAAATTCTTCTTTACCGGGGGGTTCAAGAATGCGAATGGCTTAATGGAATCCTGGGAGGCAATGAGACAGAAACTGGCTAAGATTATAAATGACGAGGACAAATCAAAACCTTTAAGTGATGAGGAAGTCGCTGCTGAATTAGGGAAAATGGGTGTTGAAATTGCACGAAGAACAGTAACGAAATATAGAAGGACAATGAAGATCCCTTCATCAAGAAAAAGGCGAGAGTGCTGA
- a CDS encoding D-aminoacylase: MNQRLDLIIRNGTVVDGTNSTKKVADIGIQGNTIVTIGDIDPASDCKSIDASGDIVSPGFIDIHSHSDFFSLVNPKSESKIYDGVTTEICGNCGISAFPLRGQLLERRKKGFAKFGLEIDWQNTGEFFDRLHSVPSSMNRGFLVGHGNIRSSVLGYENRDPDKRELAIMGAELHDALESGAFGMSSGLVYPSGCYAKTSELIELCRIVSDYNGIYATHIRNEGDEIEAALTEAVHIALLSNVRTQISHIKTWGEQNWRKIEWIEQLLNDARAKDSEISCDRYPYIASATDLDIILPNWVYEGGVTEEIKKLKANHSKNKIIKEMRQVNEIPGFWESIMISSVFSDNKKQYEGATVAEIAKTLKMPPLEFVLDLLCEEECKVSALFFSMSEKNLDKILNWDFVMIGSDSSLRSTTGILHYGKPHPRCYGTFSRVIRKYVNEKKIISLEEAIHKMTSLPAQKLHLKKRGILKEGYFADITIFDQKSISDQATYSNPHNYSRGIKHVIVNGKLTLTDGKHTGLLNGKILRNSIS, translated from the coding sequence TTGAACCAGCGTCTTGATCTTATCATTAGAAATGGTACCGTAGTTGACGGAACAAACAGCACAAAAAAAGTTGCAGATATTGGAATTCAAGGTAACACAATTGTCACTATAGGCGACATTGATCCGGCCTCAGATTGTAAAAGTATTGATGCATCTGGCGACATTGTCTCTCCCGGTTTCATCGATATCCATTCACACAGCGATTTCTTCAGCTTAGTGAACCCGAAGAGCGAAAGCAAAATTTACGATGGAGTCACAACTGAAATATGCGGGAACTGTGGGATCTCAGCCTTTCCCTTAAGAGGACAATTGCTTGAGAGAAGAAAAAAGGGATTTGCTAAATTCGGTCTGGAAATCGATTGGCAAAACACTGGTGAGTTTTTTGACAGACTCCATTCAGTACCAAGCTCCATGAACAGAGGTTTTTTGGTTGGCCACGGTAACATCCGATCAAGTGTCCTGGGATATGAAAACCGAGATCCAGATAAAAGAGAACTCGCAATAATGGGTGCAGAATTACATGATGCATTGGAATCTGGCGCATTCGGGATGTCGAGCGGACTCGTTTATCCGTCTGGCTGTTACGCTAAGACATCAGAACTGATTGAGCTCTGTAGGATTGTTAGTGATTACAATGGCATATATGCAACTCATATCAGAAACGAAGGAGACGAAATTGAAGCAGCCTTGACCGAAGCCGTACATATCGCCCTGTTGAGTAATGTAAGGACTCAAATATCTCACATCAAAACGTGGGGTGAGCAAAACTGGAGAAAAATAGAATGGATAGAACAACTATTAAATGATGCCAGGGCCAAGGATTCCGAAATTTCATGTGATAGATATCCCTATATTGCGTCGGCAACTGACCTGGATATTATTCTACCCAACTGGGTATACGAAGGCGGTGTGACTGAGGAGATAAAAAAACTTAAAGCCAATCACTCAAAAAATAAAATCATCAAGGAAATGAGACAGGTAAATGAAATACCCGGTTTTTGGGAAAGCATTATGATTTCCTCCGTATTCAGCGATAATAAGAAACAGTATGAAGGGGCAACTGTTGCAGAAATTGCCAAAACGTTGAAAATGCCTCCTTTGGAGTTTGTCCTTGATCTGTTATGCGAAGAAGAGTGCAAGGTGAGTGCATTATTCTTCAGCATGTCTGAAAAAAACCTTGACAAAATCCTTAATTGGGATTTTGTAATGATAGGCTCCGACAGCTCTTTACGTTCCACCACCGGAATATTACATTACGGAAAACCACATCCAAGATGTTACGGTACATTTTCAAGGGTAATAAGAAAATATGTTAACGAAAAAAAAATTATTTCTCTTGAAGAGGCGATTCACAAAATGACATCATTACCCGCTCAAAAACTTCATCTGAAAAAGAGAGGTATTTTAAAAGAAGGGTACTTTGCCGACATTACAATCTTTGATCAGAAATCGATTAGTGATCAGGCTACATACTCAAACCCTCACAACTACTCAAGAGGTATTAAACATGTGATTGTTAATGGAAAACTTACCTTGACAGATGGTAAACATACAGGTCTATTAAATGGAAAAATTCTGAGAAATTCAATATCATGA